One Felis catus isolate Fca126 chromosome D3, F.catus_Fca126_mat1.0, whole genome shotgun sequence DNA segment encodes these proteins:
- the SDF2L1 gene encoding stromal cell-derived factor 2-like protein 1 produces the protein MGPSCRSSAGAMWSAGRGRAAGPALVGLLLTLLVPGSGAAKTGAGLVTCGSVLKLFNTQHRVRLHSHDIKYGSGSGQQSVTGVEASDDANSYWRIRGGSEGGCPRGSPVRCGQAVRLTHVLTGKNLHTHHFPSPLSNNQEVSAFGEDGEGDDLDLWTVRCSGQHWEREAAVRFQHVGTSVFLSVTGEQYGSPIRGQHEVHGMSSASTHNTWKAMEGIFIKPSVDPSAGHDEL, from the exons ATGGGCCCGAGCTGCCGGAGCTCGGCCGGGGCGATGTGGAGCGCGGGCCGCGGCCGAGCTGCCGGACCGGCGCTTGTAGGGCTGCTGCTGACTCTCTTGGTGCCAGGCAGCGGTGCCGCCAAGACTGGCGCGGGACTCGTGACCTGCGGGTCGGTGCTGAAGCTGTTCAACACGCAACACAGGGTGCGGCTGCACTCGCACGATATCAAATACGGATCCG GCAGCGGCCAACAGTCGGTGACTGGTGTGGAGGCGTCTGACGACGCCAATAGCTACTGGCGGATCCGTGGCGGCTCGGAGGGCGGGTGCCCGCGTGGGTCCCCGGTGCGCTGCGGGCAGGCGGTTCGGCTCACGCACGTGCTCACCGGTAAGAACCTACACACGCACCACTTTCCGTCGCCGCTGTCCAATAACCAG GAGGTGAGCGCCTTTGGGGAAGACGGTGAGGGTGACGACCTGGACCTGTGGACCGTGCGCTGCTCAGGGCAGCACTGGGAGCGAGAGGCTGCCGTGCGCTTCCAGCACGTGGGCACCTCCGTGTTCCTGTCGGTTACCGGGGAGCAGTATGGGAGCCCCATCCGTGGGCAGCACGAAGTGCATGGTATGTCCAGTGCCAGTACACACAATACGTGGAAGGCCATGGAAGGCATCTTCATCAAACCCAGTGTGGATCCCTCTGCAGGTCACGATGAACTCTGA